The Cutaneotrichosporon cavernicola HIS019 DNA, chromosome: 3 region GGGCCCTTGGTTTGAGGCAGCGGCTTGTCCGTCGGGAAGGCGAAAGACGGATGGGAGATGAAACGCAGGGTGTCGAGACGATGCCATTTGCATTCGTTCTTGTCGTCGGCTTGCAGCGCGATGAAGctgtcggcgaggcgcgtgTAGTCGCGCAGCATGACGCCGTAGGACTGGAGTCAGCTATGGTGCCAGAAGAAGGGTGAGATCTTGGCATCCCTCAAGATGGACCCATTCGGAGgtctcgacgaggtggaagacttcgagagcgaggacgagacgggTGGGGAGACTGGAGAGGTCTAGGTACTCACCTGGTGTGGACACGTCAGCATGtggccgacctcgtgcaTCATCGCGCCGATGCCGACTTGTGCCGCCATCCCATAGTCCTTGCCCTCCGCGTCGATGCCGCACGAGCGCGTGTCGACGGCTTGGCGGTTCAGGAAGGCGGGTACTACCTGGTCGAGCGTCTCAGGCCACGAGAAGCACGTGTGACTACCGAAGATGGCGAGCGGGAACGGGCCTCCTGAGCCGCCGAGTGCAGCATGTCCCACGATCAGGCCGTTACGATCGTGGGTCGCGTCCATGATAAGCACGGCAGCCTGGAggtccttgcgctcgcggaACTCGGGCGCGTTCTCCACTGCCTCCCGCATCATGCCGTACAGGTCCTGCTTGCCGCTCCCGCTACCCTGCTGCGCGCGGTTCTCATCTCGAATGTCGGCCAAGGAGTGGTTGCTACGCACGAGGGTGACTTTGGGGATCTGGGCCTGTACACCGGCCTGGGAGACAGTATCCACTCCCCACTCAGTCTCGAACTGGAACGTGCGCGCGCCGAAGCCGGCGCGCATCATCTGCTCGGCGGTATACGCTTGCCAAAGATACGCGGCCATACGGaggcgccgcgccgccatgTCAAAGTTGGAGGGACCCACGTCGTCGAAGCATACTGGCGAGTTGCGGGCCGCGACAATGATGAGGCTAATCGGCCGCGTCTGCAGCGGCTGATAGAAGACGGGATGTATGGTTGAGGTTGATCCGCACTCGATATTCACCCCGTTCTCGCCCGGCGTGAGCGGCGCCAGAGCCTTGAAGCGGCCGTTTGGGTGGACGGGGAACCGGACGGGCGGGTGGGGCACGGCCGTTACCGTCACGGACGAGCCGTACGGTGGTGGAGGGCTGATCTGCCcgatgatgagggcgaggtgggagTGCACCGGCGCCGTTGGCGGGGGTGTTTGGATGGTGATAGACATTACCGgaggggagtgggagtgggagtgggagtgggagtgaggAGAGTGTAGAGTAGAGTAGAGTAGAGTGTTGACAACGACGATGCTATCGCACAGTCCCCGATCACCCTGGAGTTAGGTTTCGGATCATCCTCGGTTGAAACAGGGCATCATCGGTTCAATGTAACAAACGGGCAAGTTCAGCAAGTCCTGGTCAGTGAACGTGTTGACCTAATCTGTCAAGGGCAGCTGATAGCAGACGCTCGCGGCGTACGTCGGATACATCCCATTCGGTGGAACACGGTGTGTTAGTTGCCCCGCCTGAGTAAGCTAACTCTGCCGCGCTGCCAGCTTACCACCGCTCAATGAgggttggcgagggcgatgagACGCACCGGCCCCTCGACGGCAGTGTATGGTTGCTCGCCACTCTCAACATTCAGCCGCACCCGGGGTGCTCTTCAGGCATTTCGGCGTCACTCCAAGGTGAGCTCACGTACTCGGATTGTAGCTAACCGCAGAGCGTGGCCACTAACGCGGTCAATCTTGTTCAGAAGTGCAAGGGTGTCACTGTACCGACCCTCGCTGGCCCCGCGTAGCTTGCTCAATCACATGCGTGTATGTATACCTTCTCTGTCTACGGTATGTCTCCTacttctccttctcctcgttcatgacctcgtcaaAGACGATACACACGGCAGCGATGAGCGAGACGTCGACACCCGGCGCAATCGTGACGTAGTACGTCTGTTTGTCCGCAACTATATCGGTAACCGtgacgagcttgcggcTAATATGGGCGAGCGGTATACcgttcttgagctcgaTGTTGGCGCTAACACCATACATGTCGCCATTGAGCACAAGCGTGTGttccttgtcgtccttgtccacAGCCGTCGCCGTGAGCTTGGACCCGGCTTTTGTCAGCTACATCCCTCAAAAACTTACGCGACCACTTCTTGACCACCTTGAGGACCTCACGCCCACGGTGGTCCTCACCGACGGTCGTCTTGCGGATAGATAGCATCTTGTCCGACAAGTTGAACAGCACCTTTCCGTTGGGCGACTCGATTTCTGCGTCAGCAAAGTATGGAGAGGACTCACTTTTCCGGTCGTGAAGGGTCATGTACTTGCCCTTGCACTTGAGAACTGTCTTGCGCGTGTTGGCGTCGGTGATGCCAAAGTCGTCCTGCCGTCAGTGTTGACTCTTGCCCATCTCCGCAGCGTTCCGTCTCCCATTCGccttctccctcccactcgccgcaTTGACCCAGCCAGTCCTCTGCTCTATCTACCCGCCCTTCACCTCTGTTATCGTGTCGACTCACCCCAGACATGCTCCAAGCTTTCTCTTTAAGACAAAGCGTCGTCGGAACTTGGGCCACGAACTCGTCGTAAACCGCGACTGGGGGAATGACCGGCACGAGCTCCTTGGAACCCGAGGCGTGGAACATTGTCATGAGACCCATTGTGAGTAGGGGTTGAGTGAGTGGGTGAGTGTGTGATGTTGAATTCTAGTCTCCCGTTCCACAGTGTCTCTCATGGCCCAGGATCATGTTGTTGGTtgggggggtggggagtGGCGAGACGCGGTTTTGGGCGCAATTGGGCGACGGCAACGCGCGGAAGTGCCCTGATGCGATCGACTTGACGTCACCGCACCCAGCCGTGTGATTACGGGTGATCGGCTTCCCAACCGAGCCACGTGGACGGACCGCGGATGTCCGCAGTCGTTGGATCGTTGTGCATGTCAACATGTCAACCGTTCTTTCAACTTGACATCTCCTGCGAGCTCGTATGGACGTCGTgagtggagatggagaacGGGATGGTGTGGTAGGAAGATGATCGACACTGCTCTCGTCCAATTCCAATCGACAGTGGGCAATACAGTGAGTCACTTAATGCTGTGGTGTTGGAATGGAGAGCTGATGTAGCTAGCGGCGGTTCATGACTTGCAGAGTACAGCTCGCCGATCGCCGACTCGCGGTGTGACTGTCTCCCACAATGTCAGCACACTCAGGCGCTCAGACAGCAGCGCCGTAAAGGCGTTCATCCGCCCAGCGTATCATGCCTTCCTGATCCCACTGGACTGCCCACGAAGCGCATAAGGAGCACCTTGGTTCCTCAGAGCTTGAAGGCATCTCAACTCCAACTCTCACACCAGTACTCACAGTCAATTCACCGCCTCTCGATGGCAGGCGAGATCCCTCTCTACCGAATTCCTTGGACTGAGTGCAGATATGCAGAGTAAGCTGTGGTGATGAGCAAGATGAGCAATTCCCCAGCCGACGCTGTCTTGTTGCTTCTTGGCGTTGGGCGGTGATGACTTTGAGGGCGTAATCGACGAGAAGCAGAGAAGCAGTCATGATCGGACCATGCCTTGGCCCAGATGTTTGGGCCCTAACCCCAGGAGAGGTCCGAGTGTCTAGGCCCTGTTTCCTTTTCCTACTGACTGCGCAGCCAAGAACTCACAGACCCCTCACAATCCCCTCACAATCCCCTCTCAACTTGACACAGCCTCTATCGTCACACTTAACAATCACTTCACTAACCCTTCTCCACATCCCTCCCCACTCAATCCACTTGACAACAATGGGCTTCGGTGACTTTGCTGCATCCATGCAGAAGGTCGCACTCGACCAGGGCGATAAGCCCAAGGAAGGCAGTACAGACCGCGGCCTCACTTCCAAGCTCATGGACGCTGGGATGAAGTATGCGTCGGGCGGCAAGCCCCCCAGCCAGCCCCAGTACGGTCAGCAGAACCAGCAGGGCGGGCATGGCGGATACAACCAGGGCTATGGCGGCGGAGCAGCCGACTCGTACTACAACCCCGGCGGGCAGGGTGAGCTTACTTTCCACTGAagagctgacaccaggctcGCATGGCGGATACGGAGGCTCGTACGGACAGCAGGGTGGGTTGCGCGTTTGCgcgtgaggaggagctgatCGCAGGTTACGGAGGCGGATACGGCACGCAGCAGGGCAATGGGCAGCACGGtggccagcagcagggcCAGTATGGtggccagcagcagggcCAGTATGGGAACCAGCACGGCGGGTACCAGAACCAGAACCAGGGCCACTCGGGCTCGTCAGGCGGCCTCGCTTcgggcctcggcgccctcgcgTCCATGGCGGGCGGCTCGAAGCCTCAAAaccagcagcaacagcagcagggtCACTCGTCGGGCGGCCTCGCGTCGGGCCTCAGCGCTCTCGCGTCCATGGCGGGCGGCTCGAAGCCTCAAAaccagcagcaacagcagcagggtCACTCGtcgggcggcggcctcggcgccctcgcggCCATGGCTGGtcccgcgctcgccgcgtaCTCTGGCAAGCCCTCGAAGCCGTCGGGCGGACacagcagcggcggcagcctcctctccatGGCGGCCGGTATGGCGTCGCACGGCTCGGGTcagggcggcggcagcgcggGCAAGGTCGGCGGTCTGATGGCGCTTGCTGGTGTcatgggtggcggtggcaagCAAAGCGGCGGAAGCGGCGGTGCACTCGGTACACTCGGTGCGCTCGCTGGTGTTGCTGGTGCGATGAgcggcaagcgcgagattggagaggaggacaagCACGGCCAGAACAACCAGCAGAGCCAGTACGGCCAGTCGTACGGCTCTCAGGGCGACCACCGCGTGCCCTCCCCCCACCAGAACGAGCAGGGCTACAACCAGGGCTACGGCCACAACGACGGCCGTACTCCCACTCCACCGcacggcgaggcggccaacTACTACAACCAGCCGGGCTCGTACCAGGCCCAGGGC contains the following coding sequences:
- a CDS encoding uncharacterized protein (Saccharomyces cerevisiae YIL108W) gives rise to the protein MSITIQTPPPTAPVHSHLALIIGQISPPPPYGSSVTVTAVPHPPVRFPVHPNGRFKALAPLTPGENGVNIECGSTSTIHPVFYQPLQTRPISLIIVAARNSPVCFDDVGPSNFDMAARRLRMAAYLWQAYTAEQMMRAGFGARTFQFETEWGVDTVSQAGVQAQIPKVTLVRSNHSLADIRDENRAQQGSGSGKQDLYGMMREAVENAPEFRERKDLQAAVLIMDATHDRNGLIVGHAALGGSGGPFPLAIFGSHTCFSWPETLDQVVPAFLNRQAVDTRSCGIDAEGKDYGMAAQVGIGAMMHEVGHMLTCPHQSYGVMLRDYTRLADSFIALQADDKNECKWHRLDTLRFISHPSFAFPTDKPLPQTKGPILVTAATDGLQIYTPSSELLAIEYRQPGKETADQFIDLFGKGRNTYSIPRNELNHFDRITVLASDGGKLDDFGLKNIWPSRHGVLRSPPFGSESGSPQAIGVPPNLRHIRVYCGAALDGIELDGALFGKRGGSPKDWPLHPGETVMGINVRHGAWMDGIQFVTTQRTSPWFGSQGGGPGEARVPAGYRLSGVYGHVGQWCQGMGFEFEPIGAEHAPPPPRPMSGQQTSQQGKLQSSLQDQWHASAPVRQGIESKVKSKFKSFFG
- a CDS encoding uncharacterized protein (LURP-one-related) yields the protein MGLMTMFHASGSKELVPVIPPVAVYDEFVAQVPTTLCLKEKAWSMSGDDFGITDANTRKTVLKCKGKYMTLHDRKKIESPNGKVLFNLSDKMLSIRKTTVGEDHRGREVLKVVKKWSPGSKLTATAVDKDDKEHTLVLNGDMYGVSANIELKNGIPLAHISRKLVTVTDIVADKQTYYVTIAPGVDVSLIAAVCIVFDEVMNEEKEK